The following proteins come from a genomic window of Paenibacillus spongiae:
- the dnaG gene encoding DNA primase, with amino-acid sequence MAYDKIPDSVIEAVLRHHDIVETVGKYVHLSKQGKYMKGLCPFHSEKTPSFTVTPEKQIFYCYGCGKGGNAIKFVEEIEEYSFPEAVRLMAEDAGIPFSGPSSGRSSAEDGEREKLIAAHELTAKFYHYLLKNTTHGQEAMNYLRSRGITDKQIDQFMIGYAPPEWDMLVRFLEKREFNAQRMEKGGLLIAKQDGSGHIDRFRDRIMFPIWNRDGKVIAFAGRILGEGQPKYLNSPETMLFNKSRNLYNFHQARVVMRKSRRVVLFEGYMDVIKAWSAGVHNGVASMGTALTEEHATMLQRNVEEAVICYDGDNAGQEAALKTIPLLEKAGLRTQVAVLPRGIDPDEFIERNGAQTFIREIIEHPVSSVKFKLIYAKKNHILLEEEGRKNYSLEAVGIIAELDSPTEREFYLKELSREVDLSLESLKQDCYLAREKKHKSKPQRDNNDNSWNNGRNENRRMPSAPPILPAYQVAERRLLARMLQDGETAQMVHDQLGDAFNVEDHAALAAYLYAYYAQGHDPDVSRFIASLQDDRLERTTASILMTDDELPFDEHLLGEYIREIRKVPRFREIEQKREKMVRAERSGDMMLAAQIASEIIALERQLKDRHDDRF; translated from the coding sequence ATGGCTTACGATAAAATTCCGGATTCCGTTATTGAAGCGGTACTTCGGCATCATGACATTGTAGAAACAGTCGGTAAGTACGTTCATCTTTCCAAGCAAGGCAAATATATGAAGGGCTTATGTCCGTTTCATTCGGAGAAGACGCCATCATTCACCGTAACGCCGGAAAAGCAAATTTTTTATTGTTATGGCTGCGGGAAAGGCGGCAATGCCATTAAATTCGTGGAGGAAATCGAAGAATATTCGTTTCCGGAGGCCGTCCGTCTTATGGCCGAAGACGCGGGAATCCCTTTCAGCGGGCCGTCCTCCGGCCGATCTTCCGCCGAAGACGGAGAACGCGAGAAGCTGATTGCCGCACATGAACTGACCGCTAAGTTTTATCATTATTTGCTGAAGAATACGACGCACGGACAGGAAGCGATGAATTATTTGCGTTCCAGAGGCATTACAGACAAGCAAATCGATCAATTCATGATCGGCTATGCGCCTCCGGAGTGGGATATGCTCGTGCGCTTTCTGGAGAAGCGTGAATTTAACGCGCAGCGGATGGAGAAAGGCGGCTTGCTTATTGCGAAGCAGGACGGGAGCGGTCATATCGACCGTTTTCGGGACCGCATTATGTTTCCGATCTGGAATCGGGACGGCAAAGTGATCGCTTTCGCCGGCCGTATTCTCGGAGAAGGGCAGCCGAAATATCTCAATTCGCCGGAGACGATGCTGTTCAACAAGAGCCGAAACCTCTATAACTTCCATCAAGCCCGGGTCGTCATGCGAAAGAGCAGAAGGGTCGTTCTGTTCGAGGGATACATGGATGTTATCAAAGCATGGAGCGCAGGCGTGCATAATGGCGTTGCTTCTATGGGAACGGCCTTGACGGAAGAGCATGCCACGATGCTGCAGCGCAACGTGGAGGAAGCCGTCATCTGTTATGACGGGGACAACGCAGGTCAGGAAGCGGCATTAAAGACGATTCCCTTGCTTGAGAAGGCAGGGCTCCGGACTCAGGTTGCCGTGCTGCCCAGGGGGATAGATCCCGACGAATTTATCGAACGCAACGGAGCGCAAACGTTCATTCGAGAAATTATCGAGCATCCGGTATCGTCTGTGAAATTTAAACTAATATATGCCAAGAAAAACCATATACTCCTAGAAGAAGAGGGCCGGAAGAATTACTCGCTCGAGGCCGTGGGTATCATTGCAGAGCTTGATTCCCCGACGGAACGCGAGTTTTATCTGAAGGAGCTATCCCGCGAAGTCGATCTCTCCCTGGAGTCATTGAAGCAGGACTGTTATTTGGCCCGGGAGAAGAAACATAAATCGAAACCGCAAAGGGATAATAACGATAATTCGTGGAATAATGGTAGGAATGAAAACCGTCGTATGCCTTCGGCGCCTCCCATATTGCCGGCATACCAAGTGGCGGAGCGGAGACTGCTCGCCCGTATGCTGCAGGACGGCGAGACGGCGCAGATGGTACATGATCAGCTCGGGGATGCTTTTAACGTAGAGGATCACGCAGCGCTTGCTGCTTATTTATACGCTTATTATGCGCAAGGCCATGATCCGGATGTCAGCCGGTTTATCGCATCGCTCCAAGACGATCGTCTTGAGCGGACAACCGCTTCGATTTTGATGACGGACGACGAGCTCCCTTTCGATGAGCACCTGCTGGGTGAGTACATCAGGGAAATACGCAAAGTGCCGAGATTTCGGGAAATCGAACAAAAGAGAGAAAAAATGGTGCGCGCAGAGCGATCCGGCGACATGATGTTGGCTGCACAAATTGCAAGTGAGATTATCGCCCTAGAGAGACAGCTTAAAGATCGGCATGATGATCGTTTCTAG
- the rpoD gene encoding RNA polymerase sigma factor RpoD — protein sequence MANDQHTELDAEQKLDLVKEQLIEQGKKRSSLTYKEIMEKLSPFDQDPEQIDEFFEQLDDHGIEVVNESDEDHPVGRDDQEREHDDFNFDDDLALPPGIKINDPVRMYLKEIGRVPLLSADDEVELAKRIEQGDEEAKRRLAEANLRLVVSIAKRYVGRGMLFLDLIQEGNMGLIKAVEKFDHTKGYKFSTYATWWIRQAITRAIADQARTIRIPVHMVETINKLVRVSRQLLQELGREPSPEEIAAEMDLSTEKVREIMKIAQEPVSLETPIGEEDDSHLGDFIEDQEALAPADAAAYELLKEQLEDVLDTLTEREENVLRLRFGLDDGRTRTLEEVGKVFGVTRERIRQIEAKALRKLRHPSRSKRLKDFLE from the coding sequence ATGGCGAATGATCAACATACTGAATTGGATGCCGAGCAAAAGCTGGATCTTGTGAAAGAACAGCTGATTGAACAAGGGAAGAAAAGATCCTCCTTAACGTACAAAGAGATTATGGAGAAGCTTTCGCCGTTCGATCAGGATCCGGAACAAATCGACGAGTTTTTCGAGCAGCTCGACGATCACGGCATTGAAGTGGTGAATGAAAGCGATGAGGATCACCCTGTGGGGAGGGACGATCAGGAACGCGAGCATGACGACTTCAATTTCGATGATGATTTGGCACTCCCGCCAGGCATAAAGATTAATGACCCGGTACGGATGTATTTGAAAGAAATCGGCCGCGTTCCGCTCTTGTCGGCGGATGACGAGGTGGAGCTCGCGAAGCGGATCGAGCAAGGCGACGAGGAAGCCAAACGGCGCCTGGCCGAAGCGAACCTGCGTCTGGTCGTCAGTATCGCCAAGCGTTATGTCGGCCGCGGCATGCTGTTCTTGGATCTTATCCAGGAAGGAAATATGGGTCTTATTAAAGCGGTTGAGAAATTCGACCATACCAAGGGCTATAAATTCAGTACCTATGCGACATGGTGGATTCGTCAAGCGATAACACGCGCGATTGCGGACCAAGCGCGTACGATTCGTATTCCGGTTCATATGGTAGAAACGATCAATAAGCTGGTACGCGTATCACGTCAGCTTCTGCAAGAGCTGGGACGGGAGCCAAGCCCGGAAGAGATAGCGGCCGAGATGGACTTAAGTACCGAAAAAGTAAGGGAAATTATGAAAATCGCACAAGAGCCGGTATCGCTTGAGACACCGATCGGTGAAGAGGACGACTCGCATTTGGGTGATTTCATCGAGGATCAGGAGGCGCTTGCGCCGGCAGACGCGGCAGCATACGAACTGCTGAAGGAACAGCTGGAGGATGTGCTGGATACGTTGACCGAGCGCGAGGAGAACGTGCTTCGACTGCGTTTCGGACTGGACGACGGCCGTACGCGGACGCTGGAAGAAGTAGGGAAGGTGTTCGGCGTAACCCGCGAGCGGATTCGCCAGATTGAAGCCAAAGCTTTGCGCAAGCTTCGTCATCCAAGCCGCAGCAAACGGCTTAAAGATTTTCTCGAATAA
- a CDS encoding tRNA (adenine(22)-N(1))-methyltransferase, giving the protein MIKLSKRLQTIADRVSAGSRVADIGSDHALLPVYLIQSGQIPSAIAGELNAGPCDAARKQTADAGLTGQISVRQGDGLSVLQPGEADTVTIAGMGGSLMAEILEGGYHSGKLAGVQELVLQPNVGEDIVRRWLVRRGWVLTDEAIIEEDGRIYEVLRAVSVADAEIRNIVVYDLSAVPLQTMDSYVKAGWLYRMGPHLLRKPSGLLMKKWELEHQKLERIRRQVSLSDSPESREKEAALRNEMNQIKEVLACLPTDKPSFN; this is encoded by the coding sequence ATGATTAAGTTATCGAAACGGTTGCAAACGATTGCGGACCGGGTATCCGCTGGATCGCGCGTTGCGGATATCGGCTCGGATCATGCCTTACTGCCGGTTTATCTCATCCAATCCGGTCAAATTCCATCCGCTATTGCCGGTGAGCTGAATGCGGGGCCATGCGATGCGGCGCGCAAGCAAACAGCAGATGCCGGATTGACGGGCCAAATATCCGTCCGGCAGGGCGACGGATTATCCGTCCTGCAGCCCGGTGAGGCGGACACCGTCACGATTGCGGGCATGGGCGGCAGCCTGATGGCCGAGATTCTGGAAGGCGGATACCACAGCGGCAAGCTGGCCGGCGTGCAGGAGCTGGTGCTGCAGCCGAACGTTGGGGAAGATATCGTTCGGAGATGGCTTGTCCGCCGCGGCTGGGTATTGACGGATGAAGCCATTATTGAAGAAGATGGCCGAATTTACGAAGTGCTGAGAGCAGTGAGCGTGGCGGATGCCGAAATCCGCAATATTGTGGTTTACGATCTGTCGGCCGTGCCGCTGCAAACCATGGATTCCTATGTGAAGGCAGGCTGGCTATACCGGATGGGTCCGCACTTGCTGCGGAAGCCGAGCGGGTTATTGATGAAGAAATGGGAGCTGGAGCATCAGAAGCTGGAGCGCATACGCCGTCAGGTTTCGTTATCGGACTCGCCGGAATCCCGGGAGAAAGAGGCGGCCCTCCGCAATGAAATGAATCAAATCAAGGAGGTGCTTGCATGTTTGCCCACGGACAAACCGTCGTTCAACTAA
- a CDS encoding Nif3-like dinuclear metal center hexameric protein has product MFAHGQTVVQLMEQLAPKHYAVENDKIGLQLGTLQKEIKKVLIALDVTDEVVDEAIEIGAELIIAHHAIIYRPIAKLDTSTPAGKLYEKLIKHDIAVYIAHTNLDVAEGGINDWMGDLIGMAKDGRACLEDVHTDKLYKLVVFVPQSHHEQVLQALWKAGAGGIGGYSCCSFNIEGTGTFLPKEGAQPFIGEEGRMERVAEIRIEMIVPYSVHRRAVQAMLKAHPYEEVAYDLYPIDLKGRTFGLGRVGKLGEPVKLSELAENVKAAFDVPVVRVVGDTDRMIRKAAVLGGAGAKYVRHASFAGADVLITGDIDYHTAHDAIAAGMTIIDPGHNIEKIMKPRVAEWLNRELAERKYDTIAAASAISTEPFRFI; this is encoded by the coding sequence ATGTTTGCCCACGGACAAACCGTCGTTCAACTAATGGAGCAGCTGGCGCCGAAGCATTATGCGGTGGAAAATGACAAGATCGGCCTGCAGCTGGGCACGCTGCAGAAAGAAATCAAGAAGGTTCTGATCGCCTTGGACGTTACGGATGAAGTCGTCGATGAAGCCATTGAAATAGGCGCGGAGCTCATTATTGCCCATCACGCGATTATCTACCGTCCGATCGCCAAGCTCGATACGTCCACACCGGCAGGAAAGCTGTATGAAAAGCTGATCAAGCACGATATTGCCGTCTATATTGCGCATACGAACCTGGATGTTGCCGAAGGCGGCATCAATGATTGGATGGGCGATTTGATCGGCATGGCCAAGGACGGTCGCGCATGTCTGGAGGACGTGCACACAGACAAGCTTTATAAGCTGGTCGTGTTTGTGCCGCAGAGCCATCACGAGCAAGTGCTGCAGGCGCTATGGAAGGCAGGCGCGGGCGGTATCGGGGGATACAGCTGCTGCAGCTTCAATATTGAAGGAACAGGGACGTTCTTGCCCAAAGAAGGCGCACAGCCCTTCATTGGCGAGGAGGGGCGGATGGAGCGCGTTGCGGAAATCCGGATCGAGATGATCGTTCCCTACAGCGTACACCGGCGCGCCGTTCAAGCGATGCTCAAGGCGCATCCGTATGAGGAAGTGGCGTACGATCTCTATCCGATTGATCTGAAGGGGCGTACCTTTGGACTTGGGCGCGTCGGCAAGCTTGGCGAGCCGGTTAAGCTGAGCGAGCTCGCCGAGAACGTAAAGGCTGCCTTCGACGTTCCGGTCGTCCGTGTCGTGGGCGATACGGATCGAATGATCCGCAAAGCGGCTGTACTCGGCGGTGCCGGAGCCAAATATGTCCGTCATGCTTCCTTCGCAGGAGCAGACGTTCTTATTACGGGCGATATCGACTATCATACCGCACATGATGCCATCGCGGCGGGGATGACGATTATAGACCCGGGCCACAATATCGAGAAAATTATGAAACCGCGCGTAGCGGAATGGCTGAACCGCGAGCTTGCGGAACGCAAGTATGATACGATTGCCGCAGCGTCGGCTATTTCTACGGAACCGTTTCGGTTTATTTAA
- a CDS encoding S8 family peptidase, with translation MRRKWIGWFTALAVAAFLIPFMPWFGSGTRAPSKPNEGQPPQYNQAALKKTAANQEHAMKHRSVEQDMNATAKLCTTECSRNFRKLMTKSGTGGAKDSDLRSMMDKHKQMVYVYWKHNGQAIQRGKIPAEDNKEIQAQIAQAKKNLAEKKSFVSEPVKLNGQPYIVLTVAGSKKNGDGIVGVIRQDIVNHVQAHQRRNLRIVPYPMEGKYKIESVLPNTMKDTTVTDGNDNGNASHYHINEVVVKFRHQLSDRDLSQIKHAIDALSIRKLGKTQTYVFRSTRKDAQSMMNYFKKNWNPYYVEPHYLYLTNETAGAAPIVPNDVLYHDYQWNLPVIETEKGWGVSKGSDKVLVAVLDTGVQTDHPDLAGKLHAGTNIVTPGEAPEDDVGHGTHVAGIIAAVVNNSEGVAGLSWYNKVLPVKVLDSSGAGSTYSVAEGIIWATDNGAKVINMSLGNYAEAEFLHDAIKYAFDRDVVLIAASGNDNTERPGYPAAYPEVFAVASTDPDGSKSSFSNYGDYIDVAAPGASIASTYPGSQYAALSGTSMASPHVAALAGLIRSINPKLTNTQVMDIMRNSAHDLGTKGKDKYFGHGQIDVVKALNAARQSANVSLQRFPQQVENRLAAIAKKYNKISGK, from the coding sequence ATGCGACGTAAATGGATCGGCTGGTTCACGGCACTTGCAGTCGCCGCATTCCTCATTCCTTTTATGCCATGGTTTGGATCAGGGACACGCGCGCCGAGCAAACCGAATGAAGGACAACCGCCGCAGTACAATCAGGCCGCTCTTAAGAAGACGGCCGCCAATCAAGAGCATGCGATGAAGCATAGGTCGGTCGAACAGGATATGAATGCGACGGCCAAGCTGTGCACGACAGAATGCTCGCGGAATTTCCGGAAGCTGATGACGAAGTCCGGAACCGGCGGCGCGAAGGATTCGGACCTGCGAAGCATGATGGATAAGCATAAACAAATGGTATATGTCTATTGGAAGCATAACGGGCAAGCCATACAGCGCGGAAAAATACCTGCAGAAGACAATAAAGAAATTCAAGCACAGATCGCCCAGGCCAAGAAAAATCTGGCCGAAAAGAAATCGTTCGTCTCCGAACCTGTCAAGCTGAATGGACAACCCTATATCGTACTGACCGTAGCCGGCAGCAAGAAGAACGGGGATGGCATCGTCGGCGTCATCCGTCAGGACATCGTCAATCATGTTCAAGCCCATCAGCGCCGGAACCTTCGTATCGTTCCTTATCCGATGGAAGGAAAGTATAAGATCGAGTCCGTTCTCCCGAATACGATGAAGGATACGACGGTTACGGACGGGAACGATAACGGCAATGCCAGCCATTACCACATCAATGAGGTCGTTGTGAAATTCCGACATCAGCTGTCCGATCGGGATTTAAGCCAGATTAAGCATGCCATCGACGCCTTGTCAATCAGGAAGCTGGGGAAGACGCAAACCTATGTGTTCCGTTCCACGCGGAAAGATGCCCAGAGCATGATGAACTATTTCAAGAAAAATTGGAATCCCTATTATGTCGAGCCGCATTACCTGTATCTTACCAATGAAACGGCAGGCGCTGCACCGATAGTACCCAACGACGTACTATATCACGATTATCAGTGGAATCTTCCCGTCATTGAGACGGAGAAGGGCTGGGGCGTCTCCAAGGGAAGCGATAAAGTCCTGGTGGCCGTCTTGGATACGGGCGTGCAGACCGATCATCCCGATCTAGCCGGCAAGCTCCATGCCGGGACCAATATCGTTACCCCAGGCGAAGCGCCTGAAGACGATGTCGGACACGGTACTCACGTAGCCGGGATCATCGCGGCTGTCGTGAACAACAGCGAAGGCGTGGCCGGTTTGTCCTGGTACAATAAAGTGCTGCCGGTCAAAGTGCTTGACAGCAGCGGCGCTGGGTCGACCTATTCTGTGGCTGAGGGAATCATATGGGCCACGGACAACGGCGCGAAGGTAATCAATATGAGCCTGGGCAACTATGCGGAAGCGGAATTTCTGCATGACGCGATCAAGTATGCGTTCGACCGCGACGTCGTTCTCATCGCTGCCAGCGGCAACGACAATACCGAACGGCCCGGCTACCCTGCCGCTTATCCGGAGGTGTTCGCCGTTGCGTCCACCGACCCCGACGGCTCCAAATCGTCGTTCTCGAACTACGGAGACTATATCGACGTAGCTGCACCCGGGGCGAGCATCGCCAGTACCTATCCTGGCAGCCAATATGCGGCATTATCGGGCACTTCGATGGCCAGTCCGCATGTTGCGGCACTCGCAGGGCTCATCCGTTCCATCAACCCTAAGCTGACCAACACCCAGGTGATGGACATTATGCGGAATTCGGCTCACGACCTTGGCACCAAGGGCAAGGATAAATATTTTGGACACGGTCAAATCGATGTCGTGAAGGCACTGAACGCTGCCCGCCAGTCCGCCAACGTATCGCTTCAGCGGTTTCCCCAGCAGGTGGAGAACCGGCTTGCTGCCATCGCCAAGAAGTATAACAAAATCTCCGGCAAATAA
- a CDS encoding YpuI family protein encodes MPSTNVKALSESTKDKLKQGIDHLEAFLNHYTLPMLAVNDQSQEAELFYKGLLSDLRHLLAFSEVAYEKLGVAIRRPNFDNDFAERILYDVYHQCVNAFFYPKNECYSEDGRYAYTGQDAIRFRTKPINSARDIVLTVSKVYEELRDDLAYYENDYMTQRRMQGQK; translated from the coding sequence ATGCCATCGACGAACGTGAAAGCGCTCAGTGAATCGACCAAGGACAAATTAAAACAGGGAATTGACCACTTGGAAGCCTTTCTGAATCATTACACGCTCCCAATGCTTGCGGTAAATGATCAAAGTCAAGAGGCGGAGCTTTTCTATAAAGGTTTACTGTCCGATCTTCGTCATTTGCTGGCGTTCTCGGAAGTGGCGTACGAGAAACTGGGCGTAGCGATCAGACGGCCCAATTTCGATAATGACTTTGCTGAACGGATCCTGTACGATGTATATCACCAGTGCGTCAACGCGTTTTTCTACCCGAAGAACGAGTGCTACTCGGAAGATGGCCGCTATGCATACACAGGTCAGGATGCAATCCGTTTCCGCACCAAACCGATCAATTCGGCTCGCGACATCGTGCTGACCGTCTCCAAGGTTTACGAAGAGCTGCGCGATGACCTTGCTTATTATGAGAATGACTATATGACACAGCGCCGCATGCAAGGACAAAAATAA
- a CDS encoding DUF1540 domain-containing protein, translating into MPKGVSCSVANCSFWGQGNECHANAIHIDIDSHANKNWNNEFAAGSLGEMHKDTAKDSAFTCCDTFKPKEK; encoded by the coding sequence ATGCCAAAGGGCGTAAGCTGCAGTGTAGCCAACTGTTCCTTCTGGGGACAAGGTAATGAGTGCCATGCAAATGCGATTCATATCGATATTGACAGCCATGCCAACAAGAACTGGAATAACGAGTTCGCGGCGGGAAGCCTTGGAGAGATGCACAAGGATACCGCTAAGGATTCTGCCTTCACATGCTGCGATACCTTTAAACCGAAGGAGAAATGA
- a CDS encoding DUF4190 domain-containing protein, with protein MSMKQDRDSEFNRREEENAKLSRLDRERYKEEAAAEIAVPAQPVNSSARLDEAEEETRSAGRATGWAALILSIMSWFVWPVLLGITGAVVGFMAYRQGSRGLAVWSIALGLIAAAAYLVLIPLYYAVT; from the coding sequence ATGAGCATGAAACAGGATCGTGATTCCGAATTCAACCGGCGGGAAGAAGAGAATGCCAAGCTTTCTCGTCTTGACCGGGAGCGCTACAAGGAAGAGGCTGCGGCCGAAATAGCGGTGCCTGCCCAACCGGTCAACAGTTCCGCACGGCTAGACGAGGCAGAAGAAGAAACACGTTCTGCCGGACGTGCGACGGGATGGGCTGCTCTCATTCTTTCGATCATGTCGTGGTTTGTCTGGCCGGTCTTGCTTGGAATCACAGGCGCTGTGGTCGGCTTTATGGCTTACCGTCAAGGAAGCAGGGGGTTAGCCGTCTGGTCGATCGCGCTGGGCCTTATCGCCGCTGCCGCCTATCTGGTGCTTATCCCGCTTTACTATGCTGTGACCTAG
- a CDS encoding lytic transglycosylase domain-containing protein — translation MSIDPRIMSTLLQLQFMPSLDSSGSGSNILSPDNQDGTSMFGTLLQQLLAGGDGTLAPTAEMMPLTGANPLYRQQSAWPVAMNETEQAYGNSTAYDVYIKEAADRYGVEPALIKAVIDTESSFNPDAVSSAGAKGLMQLMDGTARGLGVSNSFDPRQNIEGGTRYLSHLMEKYDGNVQAALAAYNAGPGRVDRAGIRTDADFSQLMERLPEETQRYVGKVLGNLGSYGVTA, via the coding sequence ATGAGCATTGATCCGCGTATTATGAGCACACTGCTGCAGCTGCAATTCATGCCTAGCCTGGATAGCAGCGGAAGTGGTTCCAATATTCTATCACCCGACAATCAGGATGGAACATCGATGTTCGGCACGCTCCTTCAGCAGCTGCTGGCGGGCGGTGACGGTACGCTCGCTCCTACCGCAGAGATGATGCCTTTAACCGGAGCGAATCCATTATACAGGCAGCAATCCGCTTGGCCTGTTGCCATGAACGAGACCGAACAAGCTTATGGAAACTCGACAGCTTACGATGTTTACATAAAAGAAGCAGCCGACCGATATGGGGTAGAGCCCGCGCTTATCAAAGCGGTTATCGATACGGAATCATCATTCAATCCCGATGCGGTATCATCTGCCGGGGCTAAGGGGCTCATGCAGCTGATGGATGGGACCGCTCGCGGGCTGGGGGTAAGCAATTCTTTCGATCCCCGGCAGAATATTGAGGGAGGCACCCGATACCTCTCGCATCTGATGGAGAAGTATGACGGCAATGTACAAGCCGCTTTAGCGGCTTACAATGCAGGCCCTGGTCGCGTAGACCGTGCCGGTATTCGTACGGATGCCGATTTCTCGCAGCTAATGGAACGGCTGCCGGAGGAAACGCAGCGGTATGTAGGGAAAGTATTGGGTAATCTCGGAAGCTATGGTGTGACTGCATAG
- a CDS encoding cysteine desulfurase family protein: MLYFDHCASTPPREEVIRTMMEVMAKHYANPSSLHQGGVEASGLLERSRAAVAGIFGTAPAEWTFTSGGTESNNAAIIGAVARYRNKGKHLITTQIEHPSVYDTFRKLGNEGFRVTYLPVNEQGTIEVRDLADALSEDTVMVSIMHVNNEVGSVQPIPQIGELLKQRRRVLFHVDGTQSVGKLPISLREWGVDLFSASAHKVGGPRGVGLMYARQGVQLEALLAGGGQEQGLRPGTENVAAIVAAAKAFRLAVEGGEARNAAMNRLRSRLVECIGTIPELVLSGAKSAYNDDNQSVMAPHIVHFSYPGMKPEVFVHTLEEMGILASTKSACSSRENKPSRVLLAMGLGQARAASGIRISLGDEHREDDIDYLCGKLGEAVLKLKPFERKDCKS; the protein is encoded by the coding sequence TTGTTATATTTCGACCATTGTGCTTCAACGCCGCCCCGGGAAGAGGTCATTCGGACGATGATGGAGGTGATGGCCAAGCATTACGCCAATCCGTCGTCGCTTCATCAAGGCGGCGTAGAAGCATCGGGACTGCTTGAACGGTCACGTGCAGCTGTCGCAGGGATATTCGGAACGGCTCCGGCGGAATGGACGTTCACATCCGGTGGTACGGAGAGCAATAACGCAGCTATTATAGGTGCCGTTGCCCGTTACCGGAACAAGGGAAAACATCTCATTACGACTCAAATTGAGCATCCGTCCGTCTACGATACGTTTCGAAAACTGGGTAATGAAGGATTTCGTGTCACCTATTTACCTGTGAATGAGCAAGGAACGATCGAGGTGCGGGATCTGGCTGACGCACTATCTGAGGATACGGTTATGGTCAGTATCATGCATGTCAATAATGAGGTCGGGTCCGTTCAGCCAATCCCGCAAATCGGCGAGCTGCTGAAACAGCGTCGAAGAGTGCTGTTTCATGTAGACGGGACGCAAAGCGTCGGCAAACTGCCGATTTCGCTGCGGGAATGGGGTGTTGATTTATTTAGCGCGTCCGCCCATAAGGTGGGAGGACCGCGCGGCGTAGGCCTTATGTACGCCCGTCAGGGCGTTCAGCTCGAAGCGCTGCTTGCCGGAGGCGGACAAGAACAGGGTTTGCGGCCGGGAACGGAGAATGTGGCCGCGATCGTCGCAGCGGCCAAAGCATTCCGGCTTGCTGTAGAGGGAGGAGAAGCCCGAAACGCCGCAATGAACCGGCTGCGCAGCCGGTTGGTCGAATGCATCGGCACTATTCCGGAGCTCGTACTCAGCGGCGCGAAGTCAGCATATAACGATGATAATCAATCGGTAATGGCACCGCACATCGTTCATTTCTCTTATCCCGGCATGAAACCGGAAGTATTCGTCCATACGCTGGAGGAGATGGGGATTCTCGCGTCAACGAAATCCGCCTGCTCCTCCAGAGAGAATAAGCCGAGCCGGGTTCTGCTTGCTATGGGTCTGGGGCAAGCGCGCGCGGCAAGCGGAATTCGGATCAGTCTCGGGGATGAGCATAGGGAAGACGATATCGATTATTTGTGCGGAAAACTAGGCGAAGCCGTCTTGAAGCTGAAGCCGTTTGAAAGGAAGGACTGCAAATCATGA